The window CGTCACCTTCCCCCAGGACACGATATCCGTGGTGACCCCCGCGCCGGCCAGGACCCCGGCCAGGGACTCCACGAAAAGCGCGAGACCGTATCCCTTGTGGCCGCTGAAGGGCGTCAGGGCCCCGGTGAAGGTGAAGACGCCGGGATCGGTCGTGGGAAGCCCTTCCGCATCGGTGAGCCATCCCTCCGGCAGCGGTTCGCCGCGGGCCTGGTACGAGGCCACCTTGCCCCCCGCCACGGTGCTCATGGCGATGTCCAGTACGATCGGCGGCTGAGACCGGGCCGGGACGGCGTAGGAGAAGGGATTGTTGCCGATCGCCGCGCCACGCCCGCCCGGGATGTTCATGACCACGTCGGTGTTGCTCATGGCGATCCCGATCATGTTCCGTTCAAGGGCCATGAGCGTATAGGCCGACGCCGCGCCGAAGTGATTGCTCCGCCGGACGGTGGTCATGCCGATCCCGCACGCCGCGGCCTTGTCGATGGCCACCGACATGCCGTAGTGCGAAGCCACCATGCCCACGGTCCGGCGGGCGTCGATCCGCGCCCACGCGAGACCCTGGTCCGTGATCTCGGGCGACGCGCCAACGTCGATGCCGCCGTCACGCATCATCCAGACGTAGCGCCGGAGGGAAACCGTGCCGTGGGTGTAGATCCCCCGCATGTCGGTGCGGATCAGCACGTCGGCGGTCAATCGGGCGTCGGCCTCCGACAATCCCGCTTCGACCATCGCCGCCGTGCAGAAATCCGCCAGGGGTTCGGCCGGTGTTCGCAGGACGTAGAGCTTTTCCTGCGTGGATGCCTGGTTGGCGTCGGTGCTCAGTGCCGGTGCCTTTCTAGCCGCCGCGGATTCCGGCGGCGACCCGTTCGAAACCACTGATCAGGTAGCTGTAGTCGCAGTCGACCTGTATCCAGTCGACACCCCGGTCGCTCCAGCGCCGGCCGAAGGCGTATTGCGATCCCATGCCCATGCCGATAGAGAGGCCCGCCTCGTGCCCCACGTCTATGATGCGCTCCATGGCAGTCACGACCTCGTCGTCCTCGAGTCGGCCCAGGGTGCTGATCGAGCCGCTCAGGTCCACGGGGCCGATGACCAGACTGTCCAGGCCGGGTATGGCCGCGATTTCCTCCAGTTCCCGGTAGGCCTCGGCATGTTCGATCTGAACCGAGACGAAGAGGTCCCGGTTCATGTCGTCCACGTAGGCGTCGATGTCCGAGAAGGCCCGACCGTAATTGGAGGGTCGGTGGGGTCCGAATCCCCGGTCTCCCGCGGGCGGGTAACGACAGGCGTCGACCACGTGCCGCACCTCGGCGGCGGAGCGGACCTGCGGGACGACGATGCCGGGAGCGCCGGCGTCGAGGATGGGTTTGACGTGCCCGATGGTACTTGAAGGCACCCGGACCAGCGCGGCGGTGCGCCCCGCCCGCGCAGCCATCAGGTGCCGCGTGACCGACTCCAGGTTCATCGCCGTGTGCTCGGTGTCGATCCAGATGAAATCAGCCGAATCGCACAGCGCCTCGGTTACGGCCGGATCGGTGAAGGTCACGGCCGGGCCGAGACAGAGCTCGCCGCCGGCAAGCCGTTCTCTGAACGCTCTGATTTCCCTGGAAAACAAGTCGTACTCCCTGGGCGGGCCTGGACGGCCTGGACGGTCTAGACGGCGCCTTCCCGCCACGGTCCCCAGATGGCGTAGGTCAGTCCGGGCCGCTGCATGTTGACAAAGAGGGTCTCGCCGTCCGGGCTGAAGGTCGCGCCGGCGAATTCACCCCGGTAGGCGATGCCGGCGACGTCCCGGGCCACGTCGAATACGCGCCCGTCCTTCGTCAGGCCCCGGATGTGCTGTATGCCGTCCCGGTTGTCTTCGCAGATGATAAGTCCGCCGCGGGGACTCACGCAGACGTTGTCGGGCGCGGCCATGAGCGAAGCGTCGGGCGACTCGAACAGGAGGGTCAGCACACCTTCGTCCGGACTCTCGGGGCGGTATTCCCAGACCTGTCCCAGGCGCTCGTCGCCCCCGGTAGTCGCCGTGAAGAAGATGCGGCCGTTGCCGTACCAGCATCCCTCCAGACGGTCGAAGGAGGCGCCGCCCTTGTCCGCCCCTTCCTTGTAGACCAGGTTCCGGTCCAGACCGGCCCCCGCGGGATCGGGGTCTTCGATCTCCACCCAGGACACGGGCAGGGAAGCGCCCATGGTCTGCCCTTTGCGCGTGTCGTACCCGGTCCTGTCCTTGACGGCGAGCATGCGCAGGCGTCCGCCCCGGGCAAGCTCCCCGGGATAATCGGGAATGTACTGGTAGAAACCACTCGGATTCTGGTCTTCGGTTTCGTACACGTAGCCGGTGGCGGGATCGACGGCTATGGCCTCGTGGACGAAGCGTCCCATCTGGGTCAGGGGTTCGGCCGGCACGCTCTCCTCGGCATCGGCCGGCACTTCGAAGCAGTACCCGTGCTCCCTGTCGTATCCGCCCAGGTACTGGAGCCAGCGCGAACTGAAGAACCGGTCCGTCCCCATCGTCGTCTCTTCGCATGTGATCCAGGTGCCCCAGGGCGTGGGGCCGCCGGCGCAGTTGTGGAGCGTCCCGCCCACGCTGACGAAATCGCGGACCAGTTCGCGGGTCCCGGGATCGACGACGAGCGTGGTGACGCCGCCGGGCGCCGTGGGATCGTAAGCCGCGGCCCGGTCGCCGATGGCCTCGACCGGTTTGCCCGTGTTGATTTCGTGGTTGCGCAGGAGCCGGATCATCCCGTCCGCGTCAAAGGCGGCCATGCCGTCGTGGGCGGGCGGCGTGGGATGGCCGTCCGACATGAGGCCGCCCTTCTTGCCGAAGACGGTATAGGAGAATCTCGGCGGCAGCTCGAGCAGGGTTTCCCCCGTGTTTTGTGATGGCACGGGCGACAGGGGTCCGTATCCCCCTTCCCCGCGGGGCGCAACAAGGTGGGCGAACCCGTCGGCCATGGCCCGTGCCCGGCGGGCGATCAAACCCTGCAGCGCCGAGGCGCCGACGGTCAAAGCTCCAACGGATACGGCGGTATTGCGAATGAAGGAACGGCGGGTCAGTCGGGACACGTGCGCAGAACTCCTTTATCATTACCCCGCAACCAGCGGCGAAGCGAAAGATGTGTCGAGCCACTATGGGAATCGATAGGCAATGTAGTCAAGACGGCCCACAAAATCAAGGTGCGTTGCGGGGTATTTCGCATCAAATTTCATCCCAGTTTTATGCATACCAGTCCGGCGACGATCATCAACACCGCGCACACTTTCATCGGGGTGACCCGCTCTTTCAGAAAGACGAATCCCAGCACGGCGCCGAGGACCACGGCGAACTCCCGCAGCGCGACGATGTAGCCCACCTGCCCCATGGTCATGGCAAACAGGATCATCAGGTAAGCCGCGGTGGATCCGACGCCGATCAGGGCCGCGGCACGCCAGGTCTCCGCCAGTTTCCGCCAGAGACGTCCGCGGTCGCGGGCGGCGACCATCGGCGTGACCAGCGCACCGCTCAGCATGAACATGGCGAAGATATAGACGACGGGATGGACGATACTCACGCCCACTTTGTCCACGAGGGAGTAGCTCACGATCGTGGCGCCCACCCCCAGCGCCGAGACGAAGCCGTGCCTTGCGTCCCGCGCGTACATGAGGACAGGTACGCCCAGGGACAGTATGCCGATGCAGATCAGGGCTATGCCGGACACGCCGAAGGGCGTCAGCGATTCACCGAGCAGAAGCCATCCCAGGAAACCCGTGAGACCTATCCCGGAGCCGCGGGCGATGGGGTATACCAGGGAGATCTCGCCGTGTTGGTAGGCCCTGGCCAGCAGCAGGAAGTAAAAGGCATGAATGATTCCCGTAGCCACTATAAACAACCAGCCGTCCGCCATCATCGACAGGAATCCCGCCGTGCCCTGCGAAACGACCACGCCCGCCACGAAAGGAAGAAGCACGAGGCCGCTGACCCACAGGGACCACCAGAACACGGTGAGGTCCCCGGCGTTTCGGCGGGCTACGAAGTTCCAGGTGGCATGCAGTACGGCGGAGAGCAGGACGAAGACGAAGAGTTCAGTGGACATGGATGGATTCCTATATGGATGGAAACCGCCGGGGTGTCAAAGGTATAATGTGTTTGACGCGCGTGAAAGGTCAGGTAACATTCAGAGGATTCCCGTTTCTGCCATCCAGTGGCCCGGGTCGATTCTCCGCTAATAGATTCCTGCGGCCCGGCTTGGAAGAAAGCACCAGAAAGTCGACCCAATGATCATCCACTACATGCTGTCCGCGATCCGGCAAATCGCGAAGAGCAGAGGCGTGTTCGCCGTGAACGTCTTCGGATTCACCCTGAACTTCATCGTGGTGATCTTCGGGCTGAATTATGTCCTTTTCGAATCGTCCTTCGACGACTTTCACGAGAAGGGTGACCGGATTTACCGCGCACTGGTGACCAAACCCGATTTTGACTACACGTTTGCCACGACCTCCAGTCTGCTTGCCCCGACGCTCGCGGAGGCCTATCCGGAAGTAGAATCGGCCGTTCGCATCTACTATAGCCCTTCCATGCCACTGAGTACGTCTCCCGATGAACAAGCTGACTCCGGTGCATTCAAAGTCGCCTACGCTGAACCTGACATGTTCGGCGTGTTCTCTTTCGGGCCCGTTACGCCGGCGACGTTGGCAGAATTCGGCCGGCCGAACACCGCGATCATCAACCGTACCATGGCCGTGAGATTCTTTGGTGATGAGAATCCATTGGGAGGACTGTTGCATTATAGTGACCGGAGGTCGGGATCGGGTTCCGTGGAAGTAGTCGGCGTCATGGATGACGTGCCCCGTAACTCACATCTGCAGCCGGACGCCTTCTTTTCCTTCGCTACGTTACCCGACAATCTGGTCGGCCGGGGCTCCGATCTCGGCTGGATGATGAAACAGTTCCTGACCTACGTACTGCTGATCGACGGCAGGGAAGATACCCTGCGCGGTTTCCTCGCTAAGTTGGAAGCATTCCCTTCCGACTACGTCCCTGGGGATCATTCCGATATATACACCCTCGAACCCATGTCCGAGATCTACTTTTCGCCGCACGCTTTCGGGGGGCAGGTCAAGGGGGATGTCAACTACGTATATTTCGCCTTGGTGTATCTGGTGCTGATATCGTTCATGACGGTGGCGAACTATGTGAACATCAACATCGCCCACCTGGTTCGGCGGTTGAAGGAAATGGGCCTGCGGAAGTCCTTCGGGGCGGGCAAGTCGGCGGTGGTCTGTCAGTTCGTCGTGGAGACCCTGATGAACTGCCTTGTCGCCGTGGCCACCTCGATCGTATGCGTACTGATTTTGCGGGCGAGTGGGATCCCCCTCCTCGAGCATCTTTCGCGCTCCGAGGTCAGCGTGGAGTACATCGGGTTCCTGGGGCTCGCCCTCCTGGTAATTGGACTCGTTTCGGGTATCTGCCCGTCCTTCGTGTTCTACCGGATCAGCCCGGTCGACATGATGGCGAACCGGGTGTCCGGATCCTGGACCGCCAACTCGCTGAGGAAGGGGTTGCTTTTCTTCCAGCTCGCCATATCCGTTGCCTTGCTGTTACTGACCGGCCTTGTCTACAACCAGGTGGCCTACCTGACCGCTAAGTCGCTGGGGTATGAGAAAGAGAACAAGGTCGTGATTCCGGCACCCGTGTCCTCCGGCTGGCACCAGCGGCTTGCCGAGGGTTTCGAAAGAAGTCCCCACGTGGTCAGTGCCGGCTCCTCCAGAGGTCACCCGGGATTCTTCCCCCTGTTGCGGGTCCCTTTAGAAAACAGGGGATCCGAAACCCAGTTGGAGATCGGGGTGCTTGTCATAGGTCGCAACCTCCTGGAGACACTCAAAGTCCCAATGCTTCACGGTAGATACTTGGAAGACGACGAGTTGCCTAATACAGTCCTGTTGAACGAAACTGCCTTCAACTTGGTCGGACTGGACGAGGACGACTTGGGCACCGTGCAGGACATCGTGGGAAGGGTGCGCGTCGTGGGCGTTGTAGCCGATTTCCACATCTGGTCGGCCCATCATGCGATCGAACCCCTTATGTTGAGTTATCCGCGTATGGATTCGAGCCTGACTCACCTTATCGTGGATATCGAGCCGACGCAACAGGAGGCCGCTCTGGACGATCTTTCGGACACTTTCAGGCAACTGCTGCCCGATATCAGGTTCGAATACTTCTTCCTGGATTCCAGGCTCGAAGAACTCTACAGCAGCGACCGGCAGATCCTGGACACGCTCCTTCTGCTGGCCCTGGTCGCCTTCGCCCTGGCCGTTGCCGGTATCTACAACTATGGGGTGTTTTTTACACTCAACCGGATTCGGGAAGTCGCCATTCGCAAGATCCACGGCGCCTCCGCCGGGGACATCGTCCGGATGAACGTCACGGCCATCTCACGGTCCGTCGTCCTGTCCCTGGTCATCGCGCTTCCCGTGGTCTACTATGTGTACAATCTCTGGATCGTCCAATACGCGTACCGGGCGGATGTGTCCCCGTTATTGGTTGCCCTGCCCGTGCTGGCCATATACGTTCTGACCTGTGCCATGGTAGCCCGCGAGACGCTGAAAACCGCCGGCATGAAGCCGGCCGAAGTGATCCAGAACACGCAGCAGTGAGCCGTGTCCTTCGCGGCCACGGAAAGGAACCTCCGATGCCCCTGAAATTCGCGTACCTGGGCCTGTGGCACAGCCACACGGTGATGCATATCCGCGACGCCGCGAGCCGCCCGGACGAGTTCCAGCTCGTGGGTGCCTATGAACCGGACCCCGCGATCCGGGAGACGAAGCTGGGAGACTGGGCGGACGATCTCCCGGACATCCCCGTCTTCGAATCGGTGGAACAGGCGCTGGACAGCGAAGTGGAGGCGATCATCTGCGAGGGCCGCGTATCGGAAAACCTCGATTACGCCGAGCGGGCGCTCGAGGCGGACAAGCACGTGCTGCTCGAGAAACCGGCGGGCGTCGACATGGCTCTGCTCGAACGGCTGCACGACACGGCGCGGCGCAAGGACCTGCATCTCCAGATGGCGTACATGTGGCGGTACAACCCCGCTATCGCGGAAATGATCCGGCTGAACCGTGCCGGCGCTTTTGGCGAACCCTTTTACTACCGCGGCCATATCCCGAAGCCCATGGCTTACCACGCCCGGCTGGTGGAGGAACTCGACTGGTACAAGGGCTCCCTCTATTTCGAGATGGCCGGCCACCTGGTGGACATCATGGTGACGCTCATGGGGGTGCCCGGGCAGGTGAACGCCACGCACGCCAGGCATCACGGCGAGCGGAAGCACGTGGACAACGCGGTGGTCGCACACCAGTTCGACAACGGCGGCCTGGGGACGATCGACACCGCGTCGATGCACGTGGAAAGCGGGCTGACCCGGCGCATAGAGCTTTACGGCACGGGAGGAACGGCCATCCACACGCCAACGGGTTCGAACAACCTGACGCTGTCCCTCGAGCGGCCCTTCGAGCAGTACGACGCGGGCTGGCAGGATATCACCGTACCCACGCCGCCGGGACCGCCTTCGTTGCTGACCGAGCTCGCGGCCTGCATATCCGGCGCGAAGGAGCCGGACTATACCCTGGACCACGATATGGCGGTGCATCGAGCCCTCTTCGCAGGGTGCGGCATCACCGATGGTTCGGCGATGACGGACGCGCCCCATTCGGCAAAAAGCGGTTGACAGCATCCGCTCGATCCGTATATTAAAACTAAAGACGACGCGGGGTGGAGCAGTCTGGTAGCTCGTTGGGCTCATAACCCAAAGGTCGGAGGTTCAAATCCTCCCCCCGCTACTACGATGGATCAGGGGCGGTTTTCGAACCGTCCCTGTTTTTTTGTTTGTGCCCTTCCACCGTCCGGATCCTCCGGATTCCACCGTCCGGATCCTCCGACGGACCGCTTGTCTCGAACTTGTCTTGAAATATCAGCAAAGGAACGCCCATGCCTGAAATGACCGGTTACCGGTACATCGCGGAGATGCTGCACGGATATGGGATCAGGGCCGTGTTTCACGTGCCCTACATCCTCGACGGCGCCCTGGTGGAAATGGAAAAACTGGGCATCCGACGGATCCGGTGCCATTCGGAAAAGGCCGCGGCCTACATGGCGGACGGATACGCGCGGGTTGCCCGCGGTCCGGGCATTGCCATGGCGCAGTCCGTGGGCGCCGCCAATCTCGCCGCTGGACTCCAGGATGCCTGGCTGGCGGGTTCGCCGGTCATCGCCCTCACGGGCCGCTGGATGCCCCATTACCTCTACCAGCAGGCCTACCAGGAGGTCGATCATCGTTCCCTTTACGATCCGGTTACCAAGTTCAACGCCTACGTCGACGGCGTGGAGCAGCTGCCTTTCCTGCTGCGGCAGGCCTTCCGCGAAGCCACCACGGGCGCGCCCCGCCCGGTCCACCTGGATGTCCTGGGCCTTTCCGGCGATATCGCGGCGGGGTCTAAACTCGATGTCGATGTGACCGTCGAATCTTCATTCCGTCAATACCCGCCTTTTCGTCCCGAACCAGAGGCGGGCCGCGTAGCGGAAGCGGCCAGACGCATAGCGCGGGCCGAACGGCCGGTGCTGGTCGCCGGAGGCGGGGTCACCGCTTCGGGCGCGCAGGCCGAAGTCGTCCGCCTGGCGGAGAAGCTGTCGGTTCCCGTGGCGACCTCGCTCAATGCCAAGGGAACGATCCCCGAACGACATCCCCTTTCGGCCGGCGTAGCGGGCACCTATTCCCGCAAGTGCGCCAACGAGGTGGTCGCCGAGGCGGATCTCGTGGTCTTCGTGGGAAGCCACACGGGCGGGCAGGTCACCCACTTCTGGCAGATTCCCCGGCCGGGGACGCCGGTCATTCAGATTGACATGGATCCTTCCCAGATCGGCCGCAACTATCCCGCCGAAGTCGCCATCCAGGGTGACGCGAAAGTGACGCTGGAGCGTCTGTTCGAAGCCGTGAATCCCGTGCCGGAAAGACCGGCCTGGATAGGGCGGGTACGGGAACTCGCCGGGAACTGGCGGGCCGAATTCGACGGACTGCTCCGGTCCGGCGCCGTGCCGATCCGGCCCGAACGGCTGTGCCGGGAGATTACCGACTTCCTTCCATCGGACGCCATCGTCGTATCGGATACGGGCCACGCCGGTATCTGGACGGGCACCATGATCGAGATCACGCATCCCGGGCAGACCTACCTGCGCTGCGCCGGGTCCCTGGGCTGGGCCTTCCCCGCGGCCATGGGCGCCAGGTGCGCGGCGCCGGAACGGCCCGTCATCTGTTTCACGGGCGACGGTGGATTCTGGTACCACCTGGGCGAACTGGAGACGGCCGTGCGTTTCGGCATCCATACCGTCACGGTGATCAACAACAACCGCTCCTTCAACCAGTGCCGGGACGCATTCGAAGGGGCGAGCGGCGGTCGCGACCAGGGATCGGACGATCTGTGGGTCTTCGAGGACGTCAACTTTGCCGAGGTGGCAAAATCCATGGGGGGCAAGGGGATACGCGTGGAAGATCCGGCGCGGATCCGGTCAGCGCTTGAAGAAGCGGTAGCGGCGGACGGCCCCGTCGTAGTCGACGTGGCCACCGATATCGACGCCATGGCGCCGACCGCGTATTTACCCGAATGAGACAGACGGATCGGGAAGGCTGTCGGTCGGAAGTGGATGCGCGACCGTCGTTTAGAAGCGGATGTGCGCGCCCTCGCTTAGAAGCGGGCGCTCTCGCTGTCGGGCAGTATGCCGCCTTCGTCCCTCGGCAGCACGGAGAGGGGCAGTGCGATGGAGGAACCCGCGTCGACGGGGAGGGTGATCCCCGTGATCCATTGGGACTCGTCGCCGGCCAGGAACATGGCCGCGTGGGCCACGTCCCAGGCCGTCCCCTCGGTGCCCAGCGGCGTGGATCGCCGGCGGAGTTCCCGATGATCGTCCGAGAGTCCAGCAGTGAAGGATGCGTGCAGGTGTCCCGGGGCGATGCAATTCACGCGGATTCCGTCCCTGCCGTGCTGTACCGCCATATTGATGGTCAGGGCAATGACCCCGCCCTTGGAAGTTTCGTAGGCGATGTTGTACGACCACCCGCTGCGGAAACCGTCGATGGACGCCACGTTGATGATGGATCCGCCCCCGGACTCCATCATCGCCGGTATGGCAAACCGGCTCGCGAGCATCATGGCCTTGACATTTACCGCCATGATCTCGTCCCAGTGTTCCTCCCGCACGTCCACCACCGTGCCGGGATAGCTGAGCCCCACGTTGTTGAAGAGGACGTGTAGCCCGCCGTAGCGGTTGACAGCGGTTTCGGTCATGGTCCGGCAGTCGTCCGACCGGGTCACGTCGCCGGTGAAGACCGAGGCCGTGCCTCCTTCCTCTTCGATGACGGCCAGAGTCTTTCCGGCGTTCTCCTCGCTACGGTCCGCCAGCAGCACCTGCGCGCCCTCGCGGGCGAACTGCACGGCGGTCGCCTGTCCTGTGCCCGCCACCTCGCCCTGGGTTCCCGCGCCCGTCACGATGGCCACTTTACCGTCCAGGCGGGGTTTCCGCGTCGTCATTTGCATTCCTTATTGATCAGAAGATCTCGTCATTGCCGGGAGGACCAGATATATTGTGCGGCTGGTCAGAAGATCTCGGCGCCGCCGGCCACCACCAGGTCCACGGCCGTGAGGTAGTCCGATTCAGGGGAGGCGAGGAAGGCGACTGTCTGGGCCACGTCGTCGCCCCGGGCCACCCGGCCCAACGGCGAGATTTCGGCCTTTTCCTGGATAAACTCCCGATGGGCGTCGCTGTCCTTCCACGATCTGCCCAGGACGGCGCCGTCCGACACGGCCTCGGCGATGAATCCCAAGCGTTCCGTATCGACCGCGGTGGGGGACACGGAATTGACGTTGATCCCGTGGGGACCGAGTTCCTGTGCCAGGGCCTGGGTAAACCGGATGATGGCGGCCTTGGACGCGCAGTAGGCCGAGAACCTCTTCCGCCCGATCTTGCCCGACGTGGAGGCTATGTTGATGATCTTGCCGCCCCCACCCCGTTCGATCATGTGGCGCGCCACGGACCGGCACATGAGGAAGACACCTTTGGCGTTGACGTTCATCTCCTTGTCCCAGGCTTCTTCTTCCATGTCGACCACGAGGACACGGTCCTTGCCCGGCAGGGAGCCGGCGCCGTTGACCAGGATATCGATGCGGCCGAACTGGTCGATACTTCGTCGCACGAGGATTTCCACCTGCTCCGACTTCGAGACGTCGGCCAGGATGGCCTCCGCGTTGCGCCCAGCCGCCTCAATCTCACTGACCACCGAGGGCAGGCCATCCCATTCCGATGAGTCGCCAGGATAGGGATTGGCGACCCGGTCGCTGACGATGACGTCCGCGCCTTCCTTCGCGAGTCGCGCGGCAACGGCCCTGCCGATGCCACGTTCTCCGCCCGCGCCGGTTACCAGGGCCGTTTTGCCATGGAGGTTGTACATCACTCGCCCTCTCTCCGCGGCCGCACCACGGTTTCGCCGTCGTCCTCCACGAGGGGGTGGTGGTAGATGTAGGGCGGCTCCAGCACGGCGCGTTGGGCCTCGGTCAGTTCGGAGGTCCATTCGGGAAGGCTGGTTTCGTAGATCCCCCCGGCATAGTGCAGATACTTGGGCGTATATCGGTAAAGGGCCGTCCGGCGGTCTTTATCGCCGTGCCAGGGCAGTGTGCCGTGGGCGGTGGCCTCGTTGAAGATGACCAGGTCGCCCGCTTTCTGGACGATGTGATGAACCAGGTCCTGGTTGGACTCCCAGGTAAGGATGTTCTCCGGACAGGCAAAGTTGGCCTTGTGGCTGCCCGGGATGACGCAAAGTCCGCCCGCGCCGGGATCCACGTCATGCAGGGTGTACTGGCAGACGATCAGCCCGGACCGCATCCGGCCGTTGTGATAGTGGTAGTACCGCGAGCCGTTGAAGGTCATGTTGCCCGATCCGTGGAGTTTCAGTCCTTCGCAGCCCTCTTCCGCGACCAGCACGTCCACGCCGTGGTCGAATTTCCATCCACGGCCGAACATGGTGTTGAGGTAGGGTATGATCTTCGGATGGGCCAGGAGGTCCCGGAAGGGCTGGCACCACGGCTGCGGCCAGGTAAGCATGCCCTCGTAGTGCCGGAAGGGGGCGTACTTGCCTTCAAAGGGCCGGCCGGTCCAGTCGCCGCTGAGCTCGTTAGGCCCGTCGTAGGATCCGAGCCGGTCCGGATTGGCGTCGAGTGCCTCGTTCATCGCACGCACTTCTTCTTCGGTCAAAAAGCCTCGGACGTGCAGAAAACCCTGCAGGTCGTACAGGTACTGTTCTTCTTCGCTCATGTTCGCAAAGGCCGGTTGTTCGGCCATGGTGGGAACTCTCCTGAGGCAGTGTGATCTGATCCGGATTAAAGGCGTCTACGCACCAGAAGATAGCCCGGCGGATGGCGTGCGCAACGATAAAAACAACGGTCCGAAACCCCTCGCCCGGTTCCACAAAATGCCTTGACATGGGAGTGCGTCCCCGTTAACGTCTCGGAGTCCGTTCCCCTGTTCGGACATCGGTCTCAAGCTGACCATTATCTTCAAAACAACACCTTACACCCGGGACGCCGTGTCCGAAGAACCCGAAATCCCCGAGCAGATCGAAGCGCAGCATCTCGACCGTCCGACCGTTCCCGAACTGGACGAGGTCCTCGGCGTTCCCTTCAAGGTACTCGACGACGGTTTCGTCCGCGTCGTGGACTACATGGGCAGCGATCATTCCATCGTGCAGGCCGCCCGCGTATCCTACGGCGCCGGAACCCGGCAGGTCCACCAGGACCGGGGGCTGATCCGCTATCTCATGCGGCATCAGCACACCACCCCCTTCGAGATGTGCGACATCAAGTTCCATCTCCGGGTGCCCATGGACTGCTGGCGGCAGTGGATC is drawn from Gemmatimonadota bacterium and contains these coding sequences:
- a CDS encoding Ldh family oxidoreductase, yielding MVSNGSPPESAAARKAPALSTDANQASTQEKLYVLRTPAEPLADFCTAAMVEAGLSEADARLTADVLIRTDMRGIYTHGTVSLRRYVWMMRDGGIDVGASPEITDQGLAWARIDARRTVGMVASHYGMSVAIDKAAACGIGMTTVRRSNHFGAASAYTLMALERNMIGIAMSNTDVVMNIPGGRGAAIGNNPFSYAVPARSQPPIVLDIAMSTVAGGKVASYQARGEPLPEGWLTDAEGLPTTDPGVFTFTGALTPFSGHKGYGLALFVESLAGVLAGAGVTTDIVSWGKVTDATCDEGHNFIAVDAGAMMPVDAFYDRVDELVRRMREAPKAAGADRTYVPGEMEHDSEAVSRREGVPLTRMAAENLKGLAEDTGLLDRLPFEQS
- a CDS encoding DMT family transporter; this encodes MSTELFVFVLLSAVLHATWNFVARRNAGDLTVFWWSLWVSGLVLLPFVAGVVVSQGTAGFLSMMADGWLFIVATGIIHAFYFLLLARAYQHGEISLVYPIARGSGIGLTGFLGWLLLGESLTPFGVSGIALICIGILSLGVPVLMYARDARHGFVSALGVGATIVSYSLVDKVGVSIVHPVVYIFAMFMLSGALVTPMVAARDRGRLWRKLAETWRAAALIGVGSTAAYLMILFAMTMGQVGYIVALREFAVVLGAVLGFVFLKERVTPMKVCAVLMIVAGLVCIKLG
- a CDS encoding ABC transporter permease, with protein sequence MIIHYMLSAIRQIAKSRGVFAVNVFGFTLNFIVVIFGLNYVLFESSFDDFHEKGDRIYRALVTKPDFDYTFATTSSLLAPTLAEAYPEVESAVRIYYSPSMPLSTSPDEQADSGAFKVAYAEPDMFGVFSFGPVTPATLAEFGRPNTAIINRTMAVRFFGDENPLGGLLHYSDRRSGSGSVEVVGVMDDVPRNSHLQPDAFFSFATLPDNLVGRGSDLGWMMKQFLTYVLLIDGREDTLRGFLAKLEAFPSDYVPGDHSDIYTLEPMSEIYFSPHAFGGQVKGDVNYVYFALVYLVLISFMTVANYVNINIAHLVRRLKEMGLRKSFGAGKSAVVCQFVVETLMNCLVAVATSIVCVLILRASGIPLLEHLSRSEVSVEYIGFLGLALLVIGLVSGICPSFVFYRISPVDMMANRVSGSWTANSLRKGLLFFQLAISVALLLLTGLVYNQVAYLTAKSLGYEKENKVVIPAPVSSGWHQRLAEGFERSPHVVSAGSSRGHPGFFPLLRVPLENRGSETQLEIGVLVIGRNLLETLKVPMLHGRYLEDDELPNTVLLNETAFNLVGLDEDDLGTVQDIVGRVRVVGVVADFHIWSAHHAIEPLMLSYPRMDSSLTHLIVDIEPTQQEAALDDLSDTFRQLLPDIRFEYFFLDSRLEELYSSDRQILDTLLLLALVAFALAVAGIYNYGVFFTLNRIREVAIRKIHGASAGDIVRMNVTAISRSVVLSLVIALPVVYYVYNLWIVQYAYRADVSPLLVALPVLAIYVLTCAMVARETLKTAGMKPAEVIQNTQQ
- a CDS encoding aldolase/citrate lyase family protein, with translation MFSREIRAFRERLAGGELCLGPAVTFTDPAVTEALCDSADFIWIDTEHTAMNLESVTRHLMAARAGRTAALVRVPSSTIGHVKPILDAGAPGIVVPQVRSAAEVRHVVDACRYPPAGDRGFGPHRPSNYGRAFSDIDAYVDDMNRDLFVSVQIEHAEAYRELEEIAAIPGLDSLVIGPVDLSGSISTLGRLEDDEVVTAMERIIDVGHEAGLSIGMGMGSQYAFGRRWSDRGVDWIQVDCDYSYLISGFERVAAGIRGG
- a CDS encoding Gfo/Idh/MocA family oxidoreductase; this encodes MPLKFAYLGLWHSHTVMHIRDAASRPDEFQLVGAYEPDPAIRETKLGDWADDLPDIPVFESVEQALDSEVEAIICEGRVSENLDYAERALEADKHVLLEKPAGVDMALLERLHDTARRKDLHLQMAYMWRYNPAIAEMIRLNRAGAFGEPFYYRGHIPKPMAYHARLVEELDWYKGSLYFEMAGHLVDIMVTLMGVPGQVNATHARHHGERKHVDNAVVAHQFDNGGLGTIDTASMHVESGLTRRIELYGTGGTAIHTPTGSNNLTLSLERPFEQYDAGWQDITVPTPPGPPSLLTELAACISGAKEPDYTLDHDMAVHRALFAGCGITDGSAMTDAPHSAKSG
- a CDS encoding DUF839 domain-containing protein, which produces MSRLTRRSFIRNTAVSVGALTVGASALQGLIARRARAMADGFAHLVAPRGEGGYGPLSPVPSQNTGETLLELPPRFSYTVFGKKGGLMSDGHPTPPAHDGMAAFDADGMIRLLRNHEINTGKPVEAIGDRAAAYDPTAPGGVTTLVVDPGTRELVRDFVSVGGTLHNCAGGPTPWGTWITCEETTMGTDRFFSSRWLQYLGGYDREHGYCFEVPADAEESVPAEPLTQMGRFVHEAIAVDPATGYVYETEDQNPSGFYQYIPDYPGELARGGRLRMLAVKDRTGYDTRKGQTMGASLPVSWVEIEDPDPAGAGLDRNLVYKEGADKGGASFDRLEGCWYGNGRIFFTATTGGDERLGQVWEYRPESPDEGVLTLLFESPDASLMAAPDNVCVSPRGGLIICEDNRDGIQHIRGLTKDGRVFDVARDVAGIAYRGEFAGATFSPDGETLFVNMQRPGLTYAIWGPWREGAV